The genomic DNA CGAAGCCGACCAAGCGGACTCAGAGCTTTCGGGCGCCGCAACCGAGGCAACACCACCCAAAGCCCCGCGGAAGGCGAAGGCGAGAGGCGTGACGACGAAGCGCACGAGTCCGCTTGCAGTGGGTCGCGCCGTCTCGCTTCGTCCATATCGTGGTGAAATCTCATTCAACTGTGTCAGCGGGGTGAAGGAAAAGGGTAGGCTGTCGCTCTATGCCGCCGAGATGCACACGACGGAATACCAGTACAGCATCGGGTTAAACCTGAACGATGTCGTCAACAAAAAGCACATTGCAGACCTTATTGACGCACTGGTCGATCCGCCGCCAGTTGCCGGCAATCACTCGCGGTTCGCCTATGACTTTTCACCCCAATCCATCGTGCTGCGCGTGACCTCGGCTCACTCATCGAGGATCCAAAACTGCTTCGAGCATGACGAAAACAGCCGCGCGTACACCGTCCGGGGGCTGATCAGACGGGTGAGAAGCCATGACATCACGGCAAGTGAGCTGATCGTTGGTGGTGAACTGGCAGAAACGCCCGAAGGCGAAGTATTGAAGTCTTTGGGGGTGCTGACGTTTCCAGGCGTCGCTGCGGCGGCGAACGAAGCTCGCGCGCGCATCGCCAACCTTGATCCCATGTTTGCCGTCGTCGCCAATGGGAGGTCTTCGTGATTACGCTGCGCATCGAAGTCCCCTACGCAAGCTTCCGCAAATCCTATGCCCGCGCCTTTGCGGAGACTTACCCGCTGCCAACGCCGGCCACGGTTTACGGCATGCTGCTGTCGTTGGTTGGAGAACGTTTTCGCGCGCGGCATCAAGGCGTCCGGTTAGCCTTTGCCTTCAGCGGAAAGTATGAAGATGACCGACCACGGCAATCACCGTTTCCAAAAATAGCAATGACGGTGCGCAAGTTGAGCCGTTACAAATACGGTGTTCCGGCGAAACAATCGAAGCTGGGTAACACGCTCGACTACATTGAGACCCTGTGCGACTTGGAGTTTCTCTGTTGGGTTGACTCCCAGTCGGAAACCAACAACCCGCCAAACCTCGAAACCCGCATCACCACGGCGCTGACACAGCCGGAGAGCGTGACCCGGTATGGCGTGTTGAGCCTGGGCCTCAGTGATGACGCGGTGAACGATGTGAGGCTTGTCGCCGGAGTCAACTACGGTTGTTGGCACTGGCTTCGTCCGCATCCAGCCGGTTCACTGGAACTACCGATTTGGGTCGATCATGTCGGGTCGGCTGGTACGCGCTGGCAACGTTACGATCTGGAAACAGAACCAAGCCAGTTCCCTCTCGAACCTTCGGAACAACACTGGACACTGATTATGCCGCCGAACTGATCGGCATTCCGTCATCTTTGACGCCGCAAGGCGTTTAC from Chloracidobacterium validum includes the following:
- the cas5 gene encoding type I-MYXAN CRISPR-associated protein Cas5/Cmx5/DevS: MITLRIEVPYASFRKSYARAFAETYPLPTPATVYGMLLSLVGERFRARHQGVRLAFAFSGKYEDDRPRQSPFPKIAMTVRKLSRYKYGVPAKQSKLGNTLDYIETLCDLEFLCWVDSQSETNNPPNLETRITTALTQPESVTRYGVLSLGLSDDAVNDVRLVAGVNYGCWHWLRPHPAGSLELPIWVDHVGSAGTRWQRYDLETEPSQFPLEPSEQHWTLIMPPN
- a CDS encoding DevR family CRISPR-associated autoregulator → MTTHYLYATILTGEAVAANNRGDNIGNTTTLQKVFHQDDLHTSVSAEAIRFAFRYRFQLQGIPVNRSYDGEKLHYQDEKRAGWNPSHPNSVLIDDDLMGFMDAAAAQAEQEAEADQADSELSGAATEATPPKAPRKAKARGVTTKRTSPLAVGRAVSLRPYRGEISFNCVSGVKEKGRLSLYAAEMHTTEYQYSIGLNLNDVVNKKHIADLIDALVDPPPVAGNHSRFAYDFSPQSIVLRVTSAHSSRIQNCFEHDENSRAYTVRGLIRRVRSHDITASELIVGGELAETPEGEVLKSLGVLTFPGVAAAANEARARIANLDPMFAVVANGRSS